Proteins encoded together in one Mycobacterium simiae window:
- a CDS encoding sugar epimerase family protein, with protein MRIAVTGASGVIGRGITARLLSQGHDVVGIARRRPQSWPSAADFVAADIRDADAVGRGVGGADVVAHLAWVHSLGDQRAGHDVNVGGTRNVLHAMAETGSRRIVFASSPLVYGRAAVPKAEHEAMAPVLTDGVYQARVEDLLAAAGVEWVAVRCALVVGRNVDNWVRRLLALPAFPDGSVDHPRQLVHLDDALRLFTRAVVDYEIDSGPVNLAAPGQRSFRQIAARLGRPVLPRAPLLAAAELDLVRGAPVMDTARLRQQWAFRPAWSCDECIEDVALAVRGRITLGKRVVSLPWRLANVTDLPAVDAPADDGVVPQLAGPEGLNGEFDTPIDPRFPTFLATNLSEALPGPFSPSSASATVRGLRAGGAVIAERLRPGGVVQREIAMRTVAVFAHRLYGAITSAHFMAQTVPFAKPSMIVSNSGFFGPSMASLPVFGEQRPDESGWARRLLRNGRNVGVFGVNLLGLSSGAARDTRAFIADVDRLERLAADVTELDDRRLLSLIALARDHVVHGWVLASASFMLCAAFNVLLRGLCGRDTSAPAGPELVSARTVEAMHRLVVAARRDHNVARLLTEPGERLDKLAVDAPEFHAAVHAELALIGHRGPAELELLSTSYADDPELLVRMVARAMTTDAAPPPPRPRIPLRAKPIALLAGSQLRDREARRDKVVRANWVLRGLLREYGRRMVDAGIVEAVDDVFYLLVDELDALPTDVAGLVDRRRAERRRLAAVTVPTVFSGHWEPATTPPAVLGRGESLRGVGVCGGRVRGRVRIVRPETIDELQPGEILVAEVTDVGYTAAFCYAAAVVTELGGPMSHAAVVAREFGFPCIVDVQGATTSLPAGALVEVDGGSGEIRVLELADHR; from the coding sequence ATGAGAATCGCGGTCACCGGGGCCAGTGGTGTGATCGGCCGCGGGATCACCGCCCGATTGCTCAGCCAGGGTCACGATGTCGTCGGGATCGCCCGGCGCCGGCCGCAAAGTTGGCCGAGCGCGGCCGATTTCGTCGCGGCGGACATTCGGGATGCCGACGCCGTCGGACGTGGCGTCGGCGGGGCGGATGTCGTGGCTCACCTGGCCTGGGTGCACAGCCTCGGCGACCAGCGCGCCGGCCACGACGTGAACGTCGGCGGCACCCGCAACGTTCTGCACGCGATGGCCGAGACGGGTAGCAGGCGCATCGTTTTCGCGTCTTCGCCGCTCGTCTACGGCCGCGCCGCCGTGCCGAAGGCCGAGCACGAAGCGATGGCTCCGGTATTGACAGACGGGGTGTACCAAGCTCGGGTCGAGGACCTGCTCGCGGCGGCGGGTGTGGAATGGGTCGCGGTGCGCTGCGCGCTGGTCGTGGGTCGCAACGTCGACAACTGGGTGCGCAGGCTGCTGGCACTACCCGCGTTCCCGGACGGCTCGGTCGATCACCCCAGGCAACTCGTCCACCTCGATGACGCGCTGCGGCTGTTCACCCGGGCCGTCGTGGACTACGAAATCGACAGCGGCCCAGTCAATCTCGCGGCACCGGGACAGCGGTCGTTCCGTCAGATCGCTGCGCGGCTGGGGCGCCCGGTGCTGCCGCGAGCACCGTTGCTCGCGGCGGCCGAGCTGGACTTGGTGCGCGGCGCCCCGGTGATGGACACCGCGCGGCTGCGACAACAGTGGGCTTTCCGGCCGGCCTGGAGTTGCGACGAGTGCATCGAGGATGTCGCGCTGGCGGTGCGCGGCCGCATCACGCTGGGTAAGCGGGTCGTGTCGTTGCCGTGGCGGCTGGCCAACGTCACGGACCTGCCGGCCGTCGATGCGCCGGCCGATGACGGTGTGGTCCCTCAATTAGCCGGCCCCGAAGGGCTCAACGGAGAGTTCGACACCCCGATCGACCCGCGTTTCCCGACCTTTCTGGCGACCAACCTGTCCGAGGCCTTGCCGGGGCCGTTCTCGCCGTCCTCGGCGTCTGCGACCGTGCGGGGGCTGCGGGCCGGCGGCGCCGTCATTGCCGAGCGATTGCGGCCGGGCGGAGTGGTGCAGCGCGAAATCGCGATGCGGACCGTCGCCGTCTTCGCGCACCGCCTCTACGGCGCGATCACCTCGGCGCACTTCATGGCGCAAACCGTGCCGTTCGCCAAACCGTCGATGATCGTCAGCAACAGCGGCTTCTTCGGCCCCAGCATGGCCTCCCTGCCGGTCTTCGGGGAGCAGCGTCCCGACGAATCCGGTTGGGCGCGAAGGTTACTGCGCAACGGGCGCAATGTCGGGGTGTTCGGCGTGAACTTGCTGGGCTTGAGTTCCGGGGCGGCGCGGGACACCCGCGCCTTCATTGCCGACGTCGACCGATTGGAACGGTTGGCCGCCGACGTCACCGAACTCGACGATCGTCGGCTGTTGAGCCTCATTGCGCTGGCCCGTGACCACGTGGTGCACGGCTGGGTGCTGGCCTCGGCATCGTTCATGCTGTGCGCGGCGTTCAACGTGTTGCTGCGCGGCCTGTGCGGGCGGGACACCTCGGCACCGGCCGGGCCGGAACTGGTCAGCGCCCGAACAGTGGAGGCCATGCATCGGCTGGTGGTGGCGGCGCGGCGGGACCACAACGTGGCGCGGTTGCTGACCGAACCGGGGGAGCGGCTCGACAAGCTGGCCGTCGACGCGCCGGAGTTTCACGCCGCGGTGCACGCGGAATTGGCGCTGATCGGTCATCGCGGCCCCGCGGAGCTCGAGCTGCTTTCCACCAGCTACGCCGACGACCCGGAACTACTGGTCCGGATGGTGGCCCGAGCCATGACGACGGACGCTGCGCCACCGCCGCCGCGCCCGCGGATTCCGTTGCGGGCCAAGCCGATAGCGCTGCTGGCTGGGAGCCAGCTGCGTGATCGCGAGGCGCGTCGAGACAAGGTGGTGCGAGCCAACTGGGTGCTGCGGGGGCTGCTGCGCGAGTACGGGCGCCGGATGGTCGACGCCGGCATCGTCGAGGCCGTCGACGACGTGTTCTATCTGCTGGTCGACGAACTCGACGCCCTGCCCACCGACGTCGCTGGCCTGGTCGACCGCCGCCGCGCCGAACGGCGCCGGCTGGCGGCCGTCACCGTCCCGACCGTGTTCAGCGGGCACTGGGAGCCGGCCACCACGCCGCCGGCGGTGCTCGGCCGCGGGGAGAGTCTGCGCGGCGTCGGCGTCTGCGGGGGACGGGTGCGCGGCCGGGTGCGCATCGTACGTCCCGAGACGATCGATGAGCTGCAGCCCGGCGAAATCCTGGTCGCCGAGGTGACCGACGTCGGATACACCGCCGCCTTCTGCTACGCCGCCGCGGTGGTGACCGAGCTCGGCGGCCCGATGTCGCATGCGGCCGTGGTGGCCCGCGAGTTCGGCTTCCCCTGCATCGTGGACGTGCAGGGAGCAACCACATCGCTGCCCGCGGGCGCTTTAGTCGAAGTCGACGGCGGCAGCGGCGAGATTCGCGTGCTCGAACTGGCGGACCACCGCTAA
- a CDS encoding CbbQ/NirQ/NorQ/GpvN family protein encodes MTTDSYFANGNEVQLFEQAFHRRIPVMLTGPTGCGKTRFVEHMGSLLQRPVVTISCHDDLTSSDLVGRFMVTGGDVIWTDGPLTRAVKAGAICYLDEVVEARHDSLAILHSLTDHRRSLYLDRANEVVTAPQEFMLVCSYNPAYRSSLKELKPSFRQRFATLAMHYLPPDREAEVIVAESGIPLATARRLVGCAVAIRTADEAFHFEPPSTRVLVTAAQLIAAGATELDAANACILAPLSTDGAVTDGLREVAAASLATSSSSP; translated from the coding sequence ATGACCACCGATAGCTATTTCGCCAATGGCAACGAAGTCCAGCTGTTCGAGCAGGCCTTCCACCGGCGCATCCCCGTCATGCTCACTGGCCCGACCGGGTGCGGCAAGACCCGCTTCGTCGAGCACATGGGCTCGTTATTGCAGCGCCCCGTCGTCACGATCAGCTGCCACGACGATCTCACCAGCTCTGATCTGGTCGGGCGCTTCATGGTCACCGGCGGCGACGTGATCTGGACCGACGGCCCGCTGACCCGGGCCGTCAAGGCCGGCGCGATCTGCTATCTCGACGAGGTCGTCGAGGCCCGCCACGACTCATTGGCCATCCTGCATTCCCTGACCGATCACCGGCGGTCGCTCTACCTCGACCGCGCGAACGAAGTGGTGACGGCGCCGCAGGAGTTCATGCTGGTGTGTTCCTACAACCCGGCCTACCGCAGCTCGCTCAAGGAGCTCAAACCGTCGTTCCGGCAACGCTTCGCCACGTTGGCGATGCACTATCTGCCGCCCGACCGTGAGGCCGAGGTGATCGTCGCCGAATCGGGCATCCCGCTGGCCACCGCGCGGCGGCTGGTCGGCTGCGCCGTCGCGATCCGCACGGCCGACGAGGCGTTCCACTTCGAGCCGCCATCGACCCGGGTCTTGGTCACCGCCGCCCAGTTGATCGCCGCGGGCGCAACCGAGTTGGATGCCGCCAACGCGTGCATCCTCGCGCCGCTGAGCACGGACGGCGCGGTCACCGACGGACTTCGTGAAGTCGCGGCGGCCAGCCTGGCTACGTCGAGCAGTTCGCCCTAA
- a CDS encoding nitric oxide reductase activation protein NorD — protein sequence MSEHSDGHAMAVERSCGVTAVALSEQRREGVRLVTGERRGFGLNAALTFVHVPYPAPAEWTRRTLTCGVALQCSPSKERITSYRLNELAARELRALTLVEAGVALGWISSRWPGLLPDARRLLPDMRIEAGDMSTAEMLGRAIALANTGQELTVHPLLGALPLAYTAPHGLTDKLRRSFGRMPWTTKQKRIPRPYSVPVGGDGGVRNPNLPPPSRPQDNDLDVTPQHRPGIPYPEWNMWTQRFMRDHVAVIEHADGRRIRRPVPVAVDVRKWFEEHTHRAITNRLEDGSDLDVDQYVNHYIDLSTGEAKEPRVFRDLLPSSRDVTTALLLDGSSSLGVHGGRVFQLELACADALSGAMTLAREPHGIFVFTGNTRHRVEVRCLKDFGDRRFVPPSGLGLSTHGYTRLGAPLRHLTSRLLAQPSERRLLIVIGDGLISDEGYEGRYAWADTAHAVEEANDAGVSMYYVGVGPTRVDPLPEVFGPRRSQRIRRVEELPRVLAHVHRELVAA from the coding sequence ATGAGTGAACATTCCGACGGTCACGCGATGGCGGTGGAACGCAGTTGCGGCGTCACGGCAGTCGCGCTGAGCGAGCAACGCCGCGAAGGCGTTCGGCTTGTCACGGGTGAACGGCGAGGCTTCGGGTTGAACGCGGCGCTGACGTTCGTTCACGTCCCCTACCCAGCGCCGGCCGAGTGGACCCGCCGCACCCTTACCTGCGGTGTGGCCCTTCAGTGTTCGCCGTCGAAAGAACGCATCACCTCCTACCGCCTGAACGAACTCGCCGCCCGGGAGCTGCGAGCGCTCACGCTGGTCGAGGCGGGCGTCGCGCTGGGCTGGATCTCCTCGCGCTGGCCCGGGCTGCTCCCCGATGCCCGGCGGCTTCTCCCCGACATGCGGATCGAAGCCGGCGACATGAGCACCGCGGAGATGCTCGGCCGGGCGATCGCCTTAGCCAACACCGGCCAAGAACTGACGGTTCATCCACTGCTCGGCGCCTTGCCGCTGGCGTACACGGCGCCGCACGGATTGACCGACAAGTTGCGCCGCAGCTTTGGCCGGATGCCGTGGACGACCAAGCAAAAGCGTATTCCGCGACCGTACTCGGTTCCCGTCGGCGGCGACGGCGGCGTCCGCAATCCCAACCTGCCACCGCCGAGCCGGCCACAGGACAACGATCTCGACGTCACCCCACAACACCGGCCGGGGATTCCGTATCCCGAATGGAACATGTGGACTCAGCGGTTCATGCGCGACCACGTCGCCGTCATCGAGCATGCCGACGGCCGGCGCATTCGCCGTCCGGTTCCGGTGGCCGTCGACGTTCGCAAGTGGTTCGAAGAACACACCCATCGGGCAATAACCAACCGTCTCGAGGACGGATCGGACCTCGATGTCGACCAGTACGTCAACCACTACATCGACCTGTCCACCGGCGAGGCCAAGGAACCGAGGGTGTTTCGCGACCTGCTTCCCAGCAGCCGCGACGTGACCACTGCGTTGCTACTCGACGGCAGTTCGTCGCTGGGCGTGCACGGCGGCCGGGTTTTCCAGCTCGAATTGGCCTGTGCCGATGCGCTTTCGGGCGCCATGACGTTGGCACGCGAACCGCACGGCATCTTCGTGTTCACCGGCAACACCCGTCATCGCGTCGAGGTGCGGTGCCTGAAGGACTTCGGGGATCGCCGCTTCGTGCCGCCGAGCGGGCTGGGCCTGTCCACCCATGGCTACACCAGGCTCGGTGCGCCGCTCCGTCATCTGACGAGCCGGCTGCTCGCGCAACCATCGGAACGTCGCCTGCTGATCGTCATTGGTGACGGACTGATCTCCGACGAGGGCTACGAGGGCCGTTATGCGTGGGCGGACACCGCGCACGCGGTCGAGGAGGCCAACGATGCCGGCGTGTCGATGTACTACGTCGGGGTCGGACCGACCCGCGTCGATCCGCTGCCCGAAGTGTTCGGACCCCGGCGATCCCAACGTATCCGACGCGTAGAGGAGCTGCCGCGAGTGCTGGCCCATGTCCATCGGGAATTGGTCGCCGCATGA
- a CDS encoding TetR/AcrR family transcriptional regulator has protein sequence MAVTDRLSAREAKRLQTRERLMGAAIAEFARAGMAEADVGSIVAAAGVAHGTFFFHFPTKEHVLLELERREEERIAKQFAQFLKAKHDLAGALNEAVRLVVGLERRLGDLLFNDFLALHFSQTRPQTEDGRDHPLIMLVAEEIAGAQRRGETDPDVNAMNSAVFFLLGLYALLITTNHWPTGHTLLEEFVARTLRSLQP, from the coding sequence ATGGCTGTGACGGACCGGCTGTCGGCACGCGAAGCTAAGCGCCTACAGACGCGGGAGCGATTGATGGGCGCCGCGATTGCCGAATTCGCCCGTGCCGGGATGGCCGAGGCCGACGTCGGTTCCATCGTGGCGGCCGCGGGAGTCGCCCACGGGACGTTCTTCTTTCACTTTCCGACCAAGGAGCATGTGCTGCTGGAGTTGGAACGCCGTGAAGAGGAGCGGATCGCCAAGCAATTCGCGCAATTCTTGAAGGCCAAGCATGATCTCGCCGGCGCCCTGAACGAGGCGGTCCGCCTGGTGGTTGGATTGGAGCGCCGCCTGGGTGATCTGCTCTTCAATGACTTTCTCGCGCTGCATTTTTCCCAAACCCGGCCCCAGACCGAGGACGGCCGAGATCACCCGCTGATCATGCTCGTCGCCGAGGAGATCGCGGGTGCCCAACGCCGCGGTGAGACCGATCCGGACGTCAACGCGATGAACAGCGCGGTGTTCTTCCTACTGGGCCTGTACGCGTTGCTGATCACCACCAACCACTGGCCGACCGGCCACACCCTGCTGGAAGAGTTCGTCGCACGGACGTTGCGAAGCCTTCAGCCGTGA
- a CDS encoding SDR family NAD(P)-dependent oxidoreductase: MALEQFRLDRQVAIVTGAGKGVGAGIARVLAEAGVTVVGTARTEADIVGTIEGIEAAGGSGLALVADATSRTDGERVVDTAMERFGRIDILVNNVGGSTYARFLDITDEDFRHTFDWCVTSAFIMSQLCAPHMIDAGHGSIVNISSGSARFGIRALTAYCVAKGGLEALTRAMAQELAPKIRVNAIALGSFATDGLKGSLDLMPGSLEKMQEATPLHRLGDVEDLGRLTVYLCTRDCYATNAIFHVDGGIDANNSPLPIPDY, encoded by the coding sequence ATGGCGTTGGAGCAGTTCCGGCTGGACAGACAGGTCGCGATCGTCACCGGCGCCGGCAAGGGTGTCGGGGCCGGCATCGCCCGGGTTTTGGCGGAAGCCGGGGTGACGGTCGTCGGGACCGCGCGTACCGAGGCGGACATCGTCGGCACGATCGAGGGAATCGAGGCCGCGGGTGGCAGCGGGCTGGCGCTGGTCGCGGACGCGACAAGCCGCACCGACGGCGAGCGGGTGGTGGACACCGCGATGGAACGGTTCGGCCGCATCGACATTCTGGTCAACAACGTCGGCGGCTCGACCTACGCGCGATTTCTCGACATCACCGACGAGGACTTCCGGCATACTTTCGACTGGTGCGTGACATCTGCGTTCATCATGAGCCAGCTGTGCGCGCCGCACATGATCGACGCCGGGCACGGCTCGATCGTCAACATCTCCTCGGGCTCAGCGCGTTTCGGCATCCGGGCGTTGACCGCCTACTGCGTCGCCAAGGGCGGCCTCGAGGCACTGACCCGCGCCATGGCGCAGGAACTTGCGCCAAAGATCCGCGTCAACGCCATCGCGCTGGGCTCATTCGCCACCGATGGACTCAAGGGCAGCCTGGACCTGATGCCCGGATCGCTGGAGAAGATGCAGGAGGCCACCCCGCTGCACCGGCTCGGTGACGTCGAGGATCTGGGCCGCCTCACGGTGTATCTGTGCACCCGGGACTGCTACGCGACGAACGCGATCTTCCACGTCGACGGTGGGATCGACGCCAACAATTCGCCGCTGCCAATCCCCGATTACTGA
- a CDS encoding NAD(P)H-dependent amine dehydrogenase family protein, giving the protein MRRVVQFSTGNVGRHSLRAIVGRPDLELVGVHASGADKIGKDAAQLCGLDKPTGIVATDDIEALVGLGADCTVYTSQGETRPMEAIEQMSAFLAAGTNVVGTSMVWLVTPRHADDWLRVPLQRACAAGHTSLYVNGIDPGFSGDTLVHSAVSLTTRVDSITVQEIFDYGNYDDAEFTGAAMGFGTKPGDESPMMFLPGVIVSMWGGQVRSLADNLDIKLDEVRQRVEPWYTPERIECTMMTVEPGQMGAVRFATEGVRDGKSVLTLEHVTRLTDAAAPGWEYPPEGHTGVHRVVVEGDPRVEINTHVSHPLFDSTDAGCIATAARVVNAIDWVCRAPQGLLAVEDIPLSATMRGAMWNEQDRTTN; this is encoded by the coding sequence GTGCGCAGAGTCGTTCAGTTCTCGACCGGAAATGTGGGCCGGCATTCGTTGCGGGCCATCGTCGGTCGGCCGGACCTCGAGCTGGTCGGCGTGCACGCGTCCGGCGCCGACAAGATCGGCAAGGATGCCGCACAGCTGTGCGGACTCGACAAGCCCACCGGCATCGTGGCCACCGACGACATCGAGGCGCTCGTCGGCCTGGGTGCCGACTGCACGGTCTACACGTCCCAGGGCGAAACCCGACCGATGGAGGCCATCGAGCAGATGTCGGCGTTCCTCGCCGCGGGCACCAACGTCGTGGGCACGTCGATGGTCTGGCTGGTCACCCCGCGCCACGCCGACGACTGGTTGCGGGTACCGCTACAGCGTGCCTGCGCGGCCGGCCACACGTCGCTGTACGTCAATGGCATTGATCCGGGCTTTTCCGGCGACACGCTGGTGCACTCGGCGGTCAGCCTGACCACCCGGGTGGATTCGATCACCGTGCAGGAGATCTTCGACTACGGCAACTATGACGACGCCGAATTCACAGGCGCCGCAATGGGGTTCGGGACGAAGCCGGGCGACGAGTCGCCGATGATGTTTCTCCCCGGGGTGATCGTGTCGATGTGGGGCGGTCAGGTTCGCAGCCTGGCCGACAACCTGGACATCAAGCTCGACGAGGTACGCCAGCGTGTCGAACCCTGGTACACACCGGAACGAATCGAGTGCACGATGATGACAGTCGAGCCCGGACAGATGGGCGCCGTGCGGTTCGCCACCGAGGGGGTGCGCGACGGTAAATCGGTACTCACCCTCGAACACGTCACCCGGCTCACCGATGCCGCGGCGCCGGGCTGGGAATACCCTCCCGAGGGCCACACCGGGGTGCATCGTGTCGTCGTCGAGGGCGACCCCCGGGTGGAAATCAACACCCACGTTTCGCATCCGCTGTTCGATTCCACCGACGCCGGCTGCATCGCGACGGCGGCACGGGTAGTCAACGCGATCGATTGGGTGTGTCGCGCGCCGCAAGGACTGCTCGCCGTGGAGGACATCCCACTCTCCGCGACGATGCGCGGCGCGATGTGGAACGAGCAGGACCGGACCACGAACTAG
- a CDS encoding TetR/AcrR family transcriptional regulator, whose product MTAVEDRPLRADAARNVERLLRAAREVYGDIGPDAPVEAVARRAGVGERTLYRRFPTKADLVRAALDQSIAEDLTPVIESARAATDPLDGLTQLIEAAISLGAREHNLLTAARRAGSLTSDISVSLNTALGELAREGQRLGTIRPDLVTDDLPRLVAMLFSVLSTMDADSGGWRRYVALIVDAISVGERQSLPPAAALRYTVGPNTWPL is encoded by the coding sequence ATGACCGCGGTCGAGGACCGTCCGTTGCGCGCCGACGCCGCGCGCAACGTCGAGCGCCTCCTGCGCGCCGCGCGTGAGGTTTACGGCGACATAGGGCCCGACGCGCCGGTAGAGGCCGTGGCCCGCCGCGCGGGTGTCGGTGAGCGCACGCTCTACCGCAGATTCCCGACGAAAGCCGATCTGGTGCGCGCCGCGCTGGACCAGAGCATCGCCGAAGACCTGACGCCGGTGATCGAAAGTGCCCGCGCCGCCACGGATCCGCTCGACGGCCTGACCCAGCTGATCGAAGCGGCGATATCGCTAGGCGCCCGGGAACACAATCTGCTGACCGCCGCCCGGCGGGCCGGATCGCTGACCTCCGACATCTCGGTGTCGCTCAACACCGCACTCGGCGAGCTGGCCCGCGAAGGCCAGCGACTCGGCACCATTCGGCCCGACCTGGTCACCGACGACCTGCCTCGGCTGGTCGCGATGCTGTTCAGCGTGCTGTCGACGATGGATGCCGACAGCGGCGGCTGGCGCCGCTATGTCGCCTTGATCGTCGACGCGATATCGGTCGGCGAACGACAGTCGCTGCCACCGGCGGCGGCGCTGCGCTACACCGTCGGCCCGAATACCTGGCCGCTGTAA
- a CDS encoding cytochrome P450, with protein sequence MSVSFEKSDSCPDAELPVLPVGRPTRCPLAPPPEFVDWREQPGLRRAMFQGNPVWVVSRYQDIRAALVDPRLSAKTIPDSILPTDADDNVAVMFARTDDPEHHRLRRMMTSNFTFRRCESLRPHIQQMVDHYLGQMVANGAPADLVREFALPVPSMVIALLLGVPTEDLELFQLNTTKGLDHKSTDAEKGEAFGAMYAYIHELVQRKERAPGDDLISRLLSEYVATGQLDHTTTAMNAVIMMQAGHETTANMISLGTVVLLEHPEVFERLGQTGDPAVVANIVEELMRYLSIVDSQVDRVATEDLLIGGQLVRAGEFVLMSLLAGNWDPDFVDQPETFDVDRNTRGHLGFGYGVHQCIGANLARVEMQVAFATLARRLPGLRLAVPPEELRFKDASIYGMKELPVSW encoded by the coding sequence ATGTCAGTATCTTTCGAGAAGTCCGACTCGTGCCCCGACGCCGAGTTGCCGGTGCTGCCGGTGGGCCGGCCCACCCGGTGCCCGCTCGCGCCGCCTCCCGAGTTCGTGGACTGGCGCGAACAGCCGGGGCTGCGGCGGGCGATGTTCCAGGGGAACCCCGTCTGGGTGGTCAGCCGATATCAAGACATCCGGGCGGCGCTGGTCGACCCGCGGTTGTCCGCCAAGACGATTCCGGACTCGATCCTGCCGACCGACGCCGACGACAACGTCGCGGTGATGTTCGCCCGCACCGACGATCCCGAGCATCACCGGTTGCGGCGCATGATGACCAGCAACTTCACCTTCCGTCGTTGCGAATCGCTGCGGCCACACATCCAGCAGATGGTCGACCATTATCTCGGGCAGATGGTGGCTAACGGTGCGCCGGCCGACCTGGTGCGTGAATTCGCGTTGCCGGTGCCGTCCATGGTGATCGCGCTGCTGCTGGGAGTGCCGACCGAAGACCTTGAACTCTTTCAACTCAACACCACGAAGGGCCTCGACCACAAATCCACCGACGCGGAAAAGGGCGAGGCGTTTGGAGCGATGTATGCCTACATTCACGAGTTGGTACAACGCAAAGAACGTGCACCCGGCGACGACTTGATCAGCCGCCTGCTCAGCGAATACGTGGCCACGGGCCAGCTCGACCACACCACCACGGCCATGAACGCCGTCATCATGATGCAGGCCGGCCACGAAACCACCGCCAACATGATCTCGTTGGGAACCGTTGTGCTGCTGGAACATCCGGAAGTGTTCGAGCGGCTGGGACAGACCGGCGATCCGGCCGTCGTCGCCAACATCGTCGAAGAGCTGATGCGTTACCTGTCCATCGTGGATAGCCAGGTCGACCGGGTGGCCACCGAAGATTTGCTGATCGGTGGGCAGCTAGTTCGCGCCGGGGAGTTCGTCCTGATGAGCCTGCTCGCCGGGAACTGGGACCCCGATTTCGTCGATCAACCCGAGACCTTCGACGTCGATCGAAACACCCGAGGACACTTGGGCTTCGGTTACGGCGTGCACCAATGTATCGGAGCCAATCTCGCCCGCGTCGAGATGCAGGTCGCCTTCGCCACGCTGGCCCGTCGGCTGCCCGGACTCCGGTTGGCGGTGCCGCCCGAGGAACTGCGGTTCAAGGATGCCTCCATCTACGGTATGAAAGAACTCCCGGTCAGCTGGTGA
- a CDS encoding aldo/keto reductase, whose amino-acid sequence MPTALPTVELGDGLTVSAIGFGGMALTPVYGEVDDTESLATLNHCLDVGVTFIDTANVYGGGNNERLIANILANRRDEVTLATKFGIAGNPTTGSLAVRGDAAYVQQCIDESLHRLNTEVVDLYYMHRRDLNVPIEETVGAMAQLVTAGKVRHLGLSEVTADELRTAVAVHPIAAVQSEWSVWSRDVERNVVPAAAELGVGFVPYSPLGRGFLTGTVRSAADLSAPGDFRRRVPRFAQGALEANLAVVDVVTSIAQAHRATGAQVALAWLRHRAQQLGVASVPIPGTRRAARVDENAASLTLALTPEQLAALDAAGSVVAGDRFEDLGWVSAGRE is encoded by the coding sequence ATGCCCACTGCACTGCCCACCGTCGAGCTTGGCGACGGGCTCACCGTGAGCGCGATCGGATTCGGCGGCATGGCGCTGACCCCCGTCTACGGAGAGGTCGACGACACGGAATCACTGGCCACGCTGAATCACTGCCTCGATGTGGGTGTCACCTTCATCGACACCGCGAACGTGTACGGGGGCGGCAACAACGAACGACTGATCGCGAACATCCTGGCGAACCGTCGCGACGAGGTCACTCTCGCAACGAAATTCGGTATCGCCGGCAACCCGACCACCGGTTCGCTTGCGGTGCGCGGGGACGCCGCCTATGTGCAGCAGTGCATCGACGAGAGCCTGCACCGGCTCAACACCGAGGTTGTCGACTTGTACTACATGCACCGGCGAGATCTGAATGTGCCGATCGAGGAGACGGTCGGGGCGATGGCCCAGCTGGTAACCGCCGGCAAGGTGCGACATCTCGGATTGTCCGAGGTGACCGCCGACGAACTACGCACCGCCGTCGCGGTACACCCGATCGCGGCCGTGCAGAGCGAATGGTCGGTGTGGAGCCGCGACGTGGAACGCAACGTCGTCCCGGCCGCCGCCGAGCTGGGCGTCGGGTTCGTGCCCTATTCCCCGTTGGGACGGGGCTTTCTCACCGGAACGGTCCGATCGGCCGCGGATTTGTCCGCACCGGGCGACTTTCGCCGCCGGGTGCCGCGCTTCGCTCAGGGCGCCCTGGAGGCCAACCTCGCCGTGGTCGATGTCGTCACGTCGATTGCCCAGGCGCACCGCGCCACGGGCGCTCAGGTCGCCCTGGCCTGGCTGCGCCACCGCGCACAGCAGCTGGGTGTCGCCAGCGTGCCTATTCCGGGTACCCGGCGGGCGGCGCGAGTCGACGAGAACGCGGCCTCGCTGACGTTGGCTCTGACACCAGAGCAGTTGGCGGCGTTGGATGCTGCCGGCTCCGTGGTCGCCGGGGACCGCTTCGAAGATCTGGGTTGGGTGTCGGCCGGGCGAGAATAG